In Panacibacter ginsenosidivorans, the following proteins share a genomic window:
- a CDS encoding lactonase family protein, with amino-acid sequence MKKFLLACSLLFAVAGFAQNPIQYLLVGTYTTGGKSEGIYVYRYNPNKNEATQVSVAKGVENPSYLAISRDQKFVYAVNENHGDKGGEVSAFALDKTKGELVFLNKQLTGGDDPAYVTVDSTGKNVIVANYSGGNISVLKTNADGSLQPAVQTISHDGYGVNVARQEMPHPHSVVLSPDEKFLFVANLGNDRLYRYAFNANDATNPLTPLDPPYYEVPDGSGPRHFTFHPNGKFAYLLNELAGTIIVYEYNNGTLKEIQTIVSDNTNSKADKGSADIHVTPDGRFLYTSNRATANDIAMYKVSSDGKLAENGHQAVGMHPRNFMIDPTGRFLLVANRDSNNIQIFIINKNFGILQDSNTKIDVPMPVCLKMVPVK; translated from the coding sequence ATGAAAAAATTTTTGCTCGCCTGCTCTCTTTTATTTGCGGTTGCCGGTTTTGCACAAAACCCTATCCAATATTTGTTAGTAGGAACCTACACTACTGGTGGTAAAAGCGAAGGCATTTATGTATACCGCTATAATCCGAATAAAAATGAAGCAACGCAGGTTAGTGTTGCTAAAGGCGTCGAGAATCCTTCTTATTTAGCCATCTCAAGAGACCAGAAATTTGTATATGCCGTTAACGAAAATCATGGAGATAAAGGCGGGGAGGTAAGTGCTTTTGCCCTGGATAAAACAAAAGGTGAACTGGTTTTTTTAAATAAGCAATTAACAGGCGGTGATGATCCTGCATATGTTACCGTAGATTCAACAGGTAAAAATGTTATCGTAGCAAACTACAGCGGCGGAAATATAAGTGTTTTAAAAACCAACGCAGACGGTTCTTTGCAGCCTGCCGTGCAAACAATAAGTCATGATGGTTATGGTGTAAATGTGGCCCGCCAGGAAATGCCGCATCCACACTCTGTGGTACTTTCTCCTGATGAAAAATTTTTATTTGTAGCCAATCTTGGCAATGATAGATTGTATCGTTATGCCTTTAATGCAAACGATGCCACCAATCCTTTAACGCCACTAGATCCTCCCTACTATGAAGTGCCGGATGGAAGCGGCCCCCGTCATTTTACATTTCATCCCAATGGAAAATTTGCTTACCTGCTAAATGAATTGGCCGGTACTATCATCGTGTATGAATACAATAATGGAACGCTAAAAGAAATTCAAACCATCGTATCTGATAACACCAATTCAAAAGCAGATAAAGGAAGTGCAGATATTCATGTAACACCTGACGGAAGATTTTTATACACCAGCAACCGCGCTACAGCAAACGATATTGCCATGTATAAAGTTTCATCTGATGGTAAACTTGCGGAGAATGGTCACCAGGCTGTTGGTATGCATCCACGCAATTTTATGATCGATCCTACAGGAAGATTTTTATTGGTTGCAAACCGCGACAGCAACAACATCCAGATATTTATCATCAATAAGAACTTTGGTATTTTGCAGGATAGCAATACCAAGATAGATGTACCAATGCCTGTATGTTTAAAAATGGTGCCTGTAAAATAA